In Pseudomonas saudiphocaensis, one DNA window encodes the following:
- a CDS encoding carboxy terminal-processing peptidase, with product MRYYPASRRPSRLKASLTVGILALFFGLQASSALAKAGNVTSWDYLQPDRDQVIASLNVVELLKRHHYNKPPLNDARSAKIFDSYIEMLDPSRSYFTAGDLAKFEASRHDFDNYLKNGNLEPGFAIYRLHLERLQGRLQYALGLLEKGVDHFNFTIDEELLVDRKNAAWAKDLAELDDLWRKRVKDEVLRLKIAGKDSKDIQELLTKRYKNQLSRLDQTRSEDVFQTYINAFAQSYDPHTQYLSPDNAENFDINMSLSLEGIGAVLQSDNEHVKVVRLVPAGPAEKSKQIAPADRIIGVAQSDEEMVDVIGWRLDEVVKLIRGPKGSVVRLEVIPASNAPNDQTSKVVAITREAVKLEEQAAKKSILNLQHEGRDYKLGVIEIPAFYLDFKALRSGDKNYKSTTRDVKKLLTELQQEKVDGVVIDLRNNGGGSLQEATELTGLFIEQGPTVLVRNSDGRVDILADEQPGAFYKGPLAVLVNRLSASASEIFAGAMQDYHRALILGGQTFGKGTVQTVQPLNHGELKLTLAKFYRVSGQSTQHQGVIPDISYPAEVDTSEIGESALPEALPWDSIRAVHSEEMNPFTPFLAELKARHETRTGENPDFVFTRNRLALAQELSHETTVSLNEEKRRAQQESIEKRQLMLENALREAKGEEPLAKLERQDEAAPHGEDKKGKPEDDAYLAESGRILLDWLGLNEAVAKNSLPKD from the coding sequence ATGCGTTATTACCCAGCCTCTCGTCGCCCCTCCCGCCTCAAAGCTAGCCTGACCGTCGGGATCTTAGCCTTGTTTTTTGGCCTTCAGGCCTCCTCTGCACTGGCCAAGGCCGGCAATGTCACCAGTTGGGACTATCTGCAGCCCGACCGCGACCAGGTGATTGCCAGCCTCAACGTGGTTGAGCTGCTCAAACGACATCATTACAACAAGCCACCGCTCAACGACGCTCGTTCAGCGAAGATCTTCGACAGTTACATCGAGATGCTCGATCCGTCGCGCAGCTACTTCACTGCCGGCGACCTGGCCAAATTCGAAGCCTCGCGCCATGACTTCGACAACTACCTGAAGAATGGCAACCTCGAGCCGGGATTTGCCATCTACAGGCTGCACCTGGAGCGCTTGCAAGGCCGCCTGCAATACGCCCTTGGCCTGCTGGAAAAAGGCGTTGACCACTTCAACTTCACCATTGACGAGGAACTCCTCGTCGATCGCAAGAACGCCGCCTGGGCGAAGGATTTGGCAGAGCTGGACGACCTCTGGCGCAAACGCGTCAAGGACGAAGTCCTACGTCTGAAGATTGCCGGCAAGGATTCCAAAGACATCCAAGAGCTGCTCACCAAACGTTACAAAAACCAGCTGTCGCGGCTGGATCAGACTCGCAGCGAGGATGTATTCCAAACCTATATCAACGCCTTCGCACAATCCTACGACCCCCATACTCAGTACCTGTCGCCGGATAACGCGGAAAACTTCGATATCAACATGAGCCTCTCCCTGGAGGGCATCGGCGCCGTCCTGCAGAGCGATAACGAGCACGTCAAGGTCGTACGCCTGGTTCCGGCCGGCCCTGCCGAGAAGAGCAAGCAGATCGCCCCCGCCGACAGGATCATTGGCGTTGCCCAGAGCGATGAAGAAATGGTGGATGTGATCGGCTGGCGACTCGATGAAGTGGTCAAGCTGATTCGCGGCCCCAAGGGTTCGGTTGTTCGCCTGGAAGTGATCCCCGCGAGCAACGCGCCGAATGACCAGACCAGCAAGGTCGTCGCCATCACGCGCGAAGCCGTAAAACTCGAAGAACAAGCCGCCAAGAAGTCGATCCTCAACCTCCAGCATGAAGGGCGAGACTACAAACTTGGCGTCATCGAAATCCCGGCCTTTTATCTTGACTTCAAGGCGCTGCGTTCCGGCGACAAGAACTACAAGAGCACCACCCGTGACGTGAAGAAGCTGCTGACCGAACTGCAGCAGGAAAAGGTTGACGGTGTGGTGATCGACCTGCGCAACAACGGCGGTGGATCACTGCAGGAAGCCACCGAACTGACCGGCCTGTTCATCGAGCAAGGACCAACCGTGCTGGTACGCAATAGCGACGGCCGTGTAGATATCCTCGCCGACGAGCAGCCAGGCGCCTTCTACAAGGGCCCGCTCGCCGTGCTGGTGAATCGTTTGTCCGCCTCGGCTTCGGAGATCTTCGCCGGCGCGATGCAGGATTACCATCGGGCGCTGATTCTCGGCGGCCAAACATTCGGCAAGGGCACAGTACAGACCGTTCAGCCGCTCAATCACGGCGAGCTGAAACTGACGCTTGCCAAGTTCTATCGGGTTTCGGGGCAGAGCACGCAGCACCAGGGCGTGATTCCGGACATCTCCTACCCGGCTGAGGTCGACACCAGCGAAATCGGCGAAAGCGCCCTGCCCGAAGCCCTCCCGTGGGACAGCATTCGGGCCGTGCACAGCGAAGAAATGAATCCGTTCACGCCATTCCTTGCTGAGCTTAAAGCCCGCCACGAAACACGGACTGGAGAGAACCCCGACTTCGTCTTTACCCGCAATCGGCTGGCCCTTGCGCAGGAGCTGAGCCATGAAACCACGGTCAGCCTTAACGAAGAAAAACGTCGGGCGCAGCAGGAAAGCATCGAGAAGCGTCAGCTGATGCTGGAAAACGCTTTGCGCGAGGCGAAGGGTGAGGAGCCGTTGGCGAAGCTGGAACGCCAAGACGAAGCGGCGCCCCATGGCGAAGACAAGAAAGGTAAGCCTGAAGACGATGCTTATCTTGCAGAAAGCGGCAGAATCCTGCTCGACTGGCTGGGCCTAAACGAGGCCGTAGCCAAGAACAGCCTACCGAAAGACTAA
- a CDS encoding NAD(P)H-quinone oxidoreductase, giving the protein MKALQGVEGELEWTQRDAPQCAPGQVRIRVAAAGLNRADLLQRAGYYPPPSGVTDILGLECAGVISEVGAGSQWQVGDRVCALLAGGGMAEEVVVDGRHVLPVPEGLSLHEAAVIPEVYATAWLNLYRLGALQPSEKVLLHAGASGVGSAAIQLCKAFDNPCWVSVGSAERLAYCESLGAQGGVLRGETLESLRDFAPFDLILDPVGAKYAALNLQLLGTDARWVMIGLMGGRKGELDFGALLAKRVNLIGSTLRSRDADDKAELMAELKEKVWPLLASGQLSPRLERIFPIGDVEAAFETLASNTVSGKVALVIDPDLQ; this is encoded by the coding sequence ATGAAGGCTTTGCAAGGTGTCGAGGGAGAACTGGAATGGACGCAACGTGACGCGCCGCAATGTGCTCCAGGGCAAGTGCGTATTAGGGTCGCGGCGGCGGGGTTGAATCGTGCGGATCTGCTACAGCGTGCCGGGTATTACCCGCCGCCATCCGGGGTTACCGACATCCTTGGCCTTGAGTGTGCTGGTGTAATCAGCGAGGTGGGCGCGGGCAGTCAGTGGCAGGTGGGAGACCGTGTCTGTGCCTTGCTGGCTGGTGGCGGCATGGCAGAGGAAGTGGTTGTCGACGGGCGGCACGTGCTGCCGGTTCCCGAGGGTCTGTCGCTGCATGAGGCGGCGGTTATCCCCGAGGTATACGCGACTGCCTGGCTCAACCTTTATCGCCTCGGCGCTCTGCAGCCAAGTGAAAAGGTGCTGCTGCATGCGGGGGCCAGTGGTGTCGGCTCGGCGGCTATCCAGCTGTGCAAGGCTTTTGACAACCCCTGCTGGGTTAGCGTCGGTTCGGCCGAGCGGCTGGCGTATTGCGAATCCCTTGGTGCGCAGGGCGGTGTGCTGCGCGGCGAGACGCTGGAGTCGCTGCGTGACTTCGCGCCGTTTGATCTTATTCTCGACCCGGTAGGCGCGAAATACGCTGCGCTGAATCTGCAGCTGCTCGGCACTGACGCGCGCTGGGTGATGATCGGCCTGATGGGCGGACGCAAGGGCGAACTGGACTTCGGCGCATTGCTGGCCAAGCGGGTCAATCTGATTGGCTCGACCCTGCGCAGCCGCGATGCCGATGACAAGGCCGAGCTGATGGCCGAACTGAAAGAGAAGGTCTGGCCGTTGCTTGCCAGCGGTCAGCTATCGCCGCGCCTGGAGCGGATATTCCCGATCGGTGACGTGGAGGCGGCCTTCGAGACGTTGGCCAGCAACACCGTATCCGGCAAGGTAGCGCTGGTGATCGATCCCGACCTGCAATGA
- a CDS encoding M18 family aminopeptidase gives MREELNQGLIDFLQASPTPFHATSSIAQALQGAGFKALNESESWHTEPGGRYYVTRNDSSIIAFQLGHKSLAEHGLRLVGAHTDSPCLRVKPQPELQRQGFWQLGVEVYGGALLAPWFDRDLSLAGRVTFSRDGRIESRLIDFKLPIAVIPSLAIHLNREANQGWAINPQTELPPILAQIASEESPDFRALLADQLSREHGLLADVVLDFELSFYDTQAAAVIGLHGDFIAGARLDNLLSCFAGLQALLRAAPEESCVLVCTDHEEVGSASMCGADGPFLEQVLRRLLPEEEAFQRCINRSLLISADNAHGVHPNYSDKHDGNHGPKLNAGPVIKINNNQRYATSSETAGFFRHLCLESEVSVQSFVTRSDMGCGSTIGPITASQLGVRTVDIGLPTFGMHSIRELAGSQDLAQLVKVLSAFYSSPTLP, from the coding sequence ATGCGCGAAGAACTCAACCAGGGCCTGATCGATTTTCTCCAGGCCTCCCCCACCCCATTTCATGCCACGTCCAGCATCGCCCAGGCTTTACAGGGTGCTGGCTTCAAGGCGCTGAATGAAAGCGAGAGCTGGCACACCGAACCTGGCGGGCGTTACTACGTAACCCGCAACGACTCCTCGATCATCGCCTTCCAACTGGGCCACAAGTCCCTCGCCGAACACGGCCTGCGCCTGGTCGGCGCGCATACCGACAGCCCCTGCCTGCGGGTCAAACCGCAACCTGAGCTGCAGCGTCAGGGCTTCTGGCAGCTAGGTGTGGAAGTCTATGGCGGCGCACTTTTGGCGCCCTGGTTCGACCGAGATCTATCTCTGGCGGGGCGCGTTACCTTCAGCCGTGACGGCCGTATTGAAAGTCGCCTGATCGATTTCAAGCTGCCGATCGCGGTAATACCCAGCCTCGCCATTCACCTCAATCGAGAGGCCAATCAGGGTTGGGCCATCAATCCGCAAACTGAACTGCCACCGATCCTGGCGCAAATCGCCAGCGAGGAAAGCCCGGACTTCCGCGCCCTGCTGGCTGACCAGCTCAGCCGTGAACACGGCCTGCTCGCCGACGTGGTGCTGGATTTCGAATTGAGTTTCTACGACACCCAAGCTGCCGCCGTCATCGGCCTGCACGGCGACTTTATTGCCGGGGCTCGACTGGACAACCTGCTGTCGTGCTTTGCCGGACTGCAGGCCCTGCTGCGAGCCGCGCCAGAGGAAAGCTGCGTACTGGTCTGCACCGACCACGAGGAAGTCGGTTCGGCCTCCATGTGCGGCGCGGATGGCCCATTTCTGGAGCAGGTTCTTCGCCGTCTGTTGCCTGAAGAGGAGGCTTTCCAGCGCTGCATAAACCGCTCGCTGCTGATCTCTGCGGACAACGCCCACGGCGTGCATCCCAACTACAGCGACAAGCACGATGGCAATCACGGACCGAAGCTCAACGCCGGCCCGGTGATCAAGATCAACAACAACCAGCGCTATGCCACCAGCAGCGAAACAGCAGGCTTCTTCCGCCATCTCTGCCTGGAAAGCGAAGTCTCGGTGCAAAGCTTCGTTACCCGGAGCGACATGGGCTGCGGCTCCACCATCGGCCCCATCACCGCCAGCCAACTGGGCGTGCGCACTGTCGACATCGGCTTGCCCACCTTCGGCATGCATTCGATACGGGAACTGGCCGGCAGCCAGGATCTGGCGCAGCTGGTCAAGGTGCTCAGCGCCTTCTATTCGAGCCCCACATTGCCCTGA
- a CDS encoding RluA family pseudouridine synthase, with the protein MPLSNIQIVHQDAALLVINKPTLLLSVPGRAEDNRDCLVTRLQENGFPEARIVHRLDWETSGLIVLARDADSHRELSRQFHDRETEKAYTALCWGEPEQDSGSIDLPLRYDPPTKPRHVVDHELGKHALTYWRVLERCGHYSRVELTPITGRSHQLRVHMLSIGHPLLGDGLYAHEQALQAYERLCLHASMLALTHPQTGVRMRFDSPAPF; encoded by the coding sequence ATGCCTCTGAGCAACATCCAGATCGTCCATCAGGACGCCGCCCTGTTGGTGATCAACAAGCCCACCCTGCTGCTCTCGGTGCCTGGCCGCGCCGAGGATAACCGGGACTGTCTGGTGACCCGGCTGCAGGAAAACGGTTTTCCCGAAGCGCGCATCGTGCACCGACTGGACTGGGAAACCTCCGGTCTGATCGTGCTGGCCCGCGACGCCGATAGCCACCGCGAACTGTCACGCCAGTTTCACGACCGCGAGACGGAAAAAGCCTATACAGCTCTGTGCTGGGGCGAGCCGGAACAGGACAGTGGCAGCATCGACCTGCCCCTGCGCTACGACCCACCCACCAAGCCGCGGCACGTGGTCGATCATGAGCTGGGCAAACACGCCCTGACCTACTGGCGCGTCCTGGAGCGTTGCGGGCACTACAGTCGCGTCGAGCTGACGCCCATCACCGGCCGTTCGCACCAGTTACGCGTACATATGCTGTCCATCGGTCATCCACTACTGGGTGATGGCCTCTATGCCCATGAACAGGCGCTGCAGGCCTATGAGCGTTTGTGCCTGCACGCCAGCATGCTCGCACTGACTCACCCGCAGACCGGGGTGCGGATGCGCTTCGACAGCCCGGCGCCGTTCTAA
- the minE gene encoding cell division topological specificity factor MinE gives MNLLDFFRERKKKETPANIAKERLQIIVAHERGQRTQPDYLPALQKELVEVIRKYVNIDKDQVQVALEDQGSCSILELNITLPDR, from the coding sequence ATGAACCTGCTGGACTTCTTCCGCGAGCGCAAGAAAAAAGAAACCCCGGCAAACATCGCCAAAGAGCGCCTGCAGATCATCGTCGCCCATGAGCGCGGCCAGCGTACCCAGCCGGACTACCTGCCGGCGCTGCAGAAAGAGCTGGTTGAGGTGATCCGCAAGTACGTCAATATCGACAAGGATCAGGTTCAGGTCGCCCTCGAAGACCAGGGCAGCTGCTCGATCCTGGAACTGAATATCACCCTGCCCGATCGTTAA
- the minD gene encoding septum site-determining protein MinD, whose product MAKILVVTSGKGGVGKTTSSAAIGTGLALRGHKTAIVDFDVGLRNLDLIMGCERRVVYDFVNVINGDATLSQALIKDKRLENLYVLAASQTRDKDALTLEGVGKVIDELAQNFDYVICDSPAGIEKGAHLAMYYADEAIVVTNPEVSSVRDSDRMLGLLASKSRRAENGEEPIKEHLLLTRYNPERVVKGEMLGVEDVEEILSIRLLGVIPESQAVLKASNQGVPVILDDQSDAGQAYSDAVERLLGKEVNHRFLDAKKQGFLARLFGGRE is encoded by the coding sequence TTGGCCAAGATCCTCGTAGTCACTTCCGGCAAGGGTGGCGTCGGCAAGACCACTTCCAGCGCCGCCATCGGTACCGGCCTCGCCTTGCGTGGCCACAAGACCGCAATCGTCGACTTCGACGTCGGCCTGCGCAATCTTGACCTGATCATGGGCTGCGAGCGACGCGTGGTGTATGACTTCGTCAACGTCATCAACGGCGACGCCACCCTGTCCCAGGCCCTGATCAAGGACAAGCGCCTGGAAAACCTCTATGTGCTGGCCGCCAGCCAGACTCGTGACAAGGACGCACTGACCCTCGAAGGCGTGGGCAAGGTCATCGACGAGCTGGCGCAGAATTTCGACTACGTGATCTGCGATTCTCCGGCCGGCATCGAGAAAGGCGCGCATCTGGCGATGTACTACGCCGACGAGGCCATTGTCGTGACCAACCCGGAGGTCTCCTCGGTGCGCGACTCCGACCGCATGCTCGGCCTGTTGGCGAGCAAATCGCGCCGCGCCGAAAATGGCGAGGAGCCAATCAAGGAACACCTGCTGCTGACCCGCTATAACCCTGAGCGTGTGGTCAAGGGCGAAATGCTTGGCGTCGAAGACGTCGAGGAAATTCTATCCATCCGTCTGCTGGGCGTAATCCCCGAATCCCAGGCGGTACTCAAGGCTTCGAACCAGGGCGTGCCAGTCATCCTCGATGACCAGAGCGACGCCGGTCAGGCTTACAGCGACGCCGTCGAGCGTTTGCTGGGCAAGGAAGTCAATCACCGTTTCCTCGATGCCAAGAAGCAGGGATTCCTTGCGCGTCTGTTTGGAGGTCGAGAATGA
- the minC gene encoding septum site-determining protein MinC — protein MSQADLLDQAPMFQLKGSMLAITVLELTQNDLERLDQQLALKVEQAPDFFNNTPLVLALDKLPASCDLDLPALIALCRKHGLRTLALRAADPQVVEAANALDMAVLPPSGARERKLDLSAKAAAEPAKPAEPIYRPTRIITTPVRGGQQIYAQGGDLIVMATVSPGAELLADGNIHVYGPLRGRALAGIKGDTNARIFCQQLGAEMVSIAGHYKVAEDLRRDPLWAEAVQMKLSGDVLNIIRL, from the coding sequence ATGAGCCAAGCCGACCTTCTCGACCAAGCCCCCATGTTCCAACTCAAGGGCAGCATGCTGGCCATCACCGTGCTGGAGTTGACGCAGAATGATCTGGAACGCCTCGACCAGCAACTGGCCCTGAAAGTCGAGCAGGCGCCCGACTTCTTCAACAACACGCCTCTGGTGCTCGCGCTGGACAAGCTACCAGCCAGCTGCGACCTGGACCTGCCGGCGCTGATCGCCCTGTGTCGCAAGCATGGCCTGCGTACCCTGGCCTTGCGCGCAGCTGATCCGCAGGTAGTCGAAGCCGCGAATGCCCTCGACATGGCGGTTCTGCCGCCTTCCGGCGCGCGCGAGCGTAAGCTCGACCTTTCCGCCAAGGCGGCTGCCGAGCCAGCCAAACCTGCTGAACCGATCTATCGACCGACCCGCATCATCACCACTCCGGTTCGGGGCGGTCAGCAGATTTATGCACAGGGCGGCGACCTCATCGTCATGGCTACCGTCAGCCCCGGTGCGGAACTTCTCGCCGATGGCAACATCCATGTCTACGGTCCGCTGCGCGGTCGCGCCCTGGCCGGCATCAAGGGCGACACCAACGCACGAATCTTCTGCCAACAGCTTGGCGCGGAAATGGTTTCCATAGCCGGGCACTACAAGGTGGCTGAAGACCTGCGGCGCGACCCTTTATGGGCAGAAGCAGTACAGATGAAGCTATCTGGCGACGTGTTGAACATCATTCGCCTTTAA
- a CDS encoding lipid A biosynthesis lauroyl acyltransferase: MDRPRFRASFVHPRFWLLWLGLGLLWLVVQLPYGVLLRLGQGLGVLMYRFARSRRHIVQRNLELCFPQLSASERERLVRENFSSTGIAFFEMAMSWWWPKARLQRLAHVEGLEHLQQAQADGQGVILMALHFTTLEIGAALLGQHHTIDGMYREHKNPVFDYVQRRGRERHNDDATAIEREDVRAMLKVLRAGRAIWYAPDQDYGRKQSIFVPLFGIQAATVTATTKFARLGRARVLPYTQERLADGSGYRLVIHPPLTDFPGESEEADCRRVNAWIEQAVGQCPEQYLWAHRRFKTRPEGEPKLY, from the coding sequence ATGGATCGTCCCCGCTTTCGCGCGTCCTTTGTTCACCCTCGCTTCTGGCTGCTCTGGCTGGGCCTCGGCTTGCTGTGGCTGGTTGTCCAGTTGCCCTATGGCGTTTTGCTGCGTCTGGGCCAAGGGCTGGGTGTGCTGATGTACCGGTTCGCCCGCTCGCGCCGGCATATTGTGCAACGTAACCTCGAGCTGTGCTTCCCTCAGCTGAGCGCCAGTGAGCGTGAACGGCTGGTGCGTGAGAATTTTTCCTCCACCGGCATCGCCTTCTTCGAAATGGCCATGAGCTGGTGGTGGCCCAAGGCGCGTTTGCAGCGGCTGGCGCATGTCGAGGGTCTGGAGCATCTGCAGCAGGCACAGGCTGACGGGCAGGGCGTAATTCTGATGGCGCTGCATTTCACCACGCTTGAAATCGGCGCGGCGTTGCTTGGCCAGCATCACACCATCGACGGCATGTACCGCGAACACAAGAACCCGGTGTTCGACTACGTCCAGCGACGTGGCCGCGAGCGTCACAATGACGACGCCACGGCCATCGAGCGCGAGGACGTGCGCGCGATGCTCAAGGTGCTGCGCGCAGGGCGGGCGATCTGGTACGCGCCGGATCAGGATTACGGTCGCAAGCAGAGCATTTTCGTGCCTTTGTTCGGCATCCAGGCAGCCACCGTTACCGCGACGACGAAATTCGCTCGGCTGGGGCGTGCGCGGGTGTTGCCCTATACCCAGGAGCGTCTGGCGGACGGCAGTGGGTACAGGCTGGTGATTCATCCACCGCTGACGGACTTTCCGGGTGAAAGCGAGGAGGCGGATTGCCGGCGGGTCAATGCCTGGATCGAGCAGGCGGTCGGGCAGTGCCCGGAGCAGTACTTGTGGGCGCATCGGCGCTTCAAGACCCGTCCTGAAGGCGAGCCCAAGCTGTACTAG
- a CDS encoding VacJ family lipoprotein — translation MLMKKRGTAALALLALLAGVAQAQSDIPDEDGFTHPLRALEFNPGLDQREFERATFDALDIHDPWESLNRRMYYFNYRLDQWVMLPAVRGYRYVTPRIVRTGVSNFFNNLGDIPTLFNSVAQLKGERAMNTTARLLFNTIIGVGGIWDPATRMGLPRYQEDFGQTLGFYGVPNGPYLILPALGPSNLRDTAGQAMDFAVERQIDYFSYSQASGGELSLTALRLIDLRHSTSLRYGQLNSPFEYEKVRYIYTRARELQIEE, via the coding sequence ATGCTGATGAAGAAACGCGGCACTGCCGCCCTCGCCCTGCTCGCGCTACTGGCCGGCGTTGCCCAGGCCCAATCCGATATTCCGGACGAAGACGGGTTCACCCACCCACTGCGTGCATTGGAATTCAACCCGGGGCTGGATCAACGTGAGTTCGAGCGTGCCACCTTCGATGCCCTGGACATCCACGACCCGTGGGAGTCGCTGAACCGGCGCATGTACTACTTCAACTACCGTCTGGACCAGTGGGTAATGCTCCCGGCGGTGCGCGGCTATCGCTACGTCACCCCGCGGATCGTGCGCACCGGCGTCAGCAACTTTTTCAACAACCTCGGCGACATCCCCACGCTGTTCAATAGCGTTGCGCAACTCAAGGGCGAGCGCGCGATGAACACCACGGCCAGGCTGCTGTTCAATACGATCATCGGCGTTGGCGGCATCTGGGACCCGGCAACCCGCATGGGCCTGCCGCGTTATCAGGAGGATTTCGGACAAACCCTGGGGTTTTACGGCGTGCCCAACGGGCCTTATCTGATTCTGCCGGCGCTTGGACCGTCCAATCTGCGCGACACCGCCGGACAGGCCATGGACTTCGCCGTCGAAAGGCAGATTGATTACTTCAGCTATTCCCAGGCCAGTGGCGGCGAGCTTAGCCTGACAGCTCTACGCCTGATCGACCTACGTCACAGCACCAGCCTGCGCTACGGCCAGCTCAATTCGCCATTCGAGTACGAAAAGGTCCGTTATATCTATACCCGGGCGCGAGAGCTGCAGATCGAGGAGTGA
- a CDS encoding serine/threonine protein kinase, producing MSSAHAADISVEAYGYPLSNPFEATIASTPLELRAVTPTNEDIDQADYSLRLRPEREFTLPDNFWAVKKLTYRLARQPGAAPLMFIISGTGASYAAGKTEALKRVFYGAGYHVVQLSSPTSFDFIAAASRFATPGYSPEDAQDLYRVMQAVRAQQHDLPVTEFHLTGYSLGALNAAFVSQLDETRQSFNFKRVMLINPPVNLYTSISNLNKLVQTRVEGIDSTTTFYELILEKLTRYYRQQGVIDLDAAMLFDFQQSALRLSDEQMAMLIGSVFRFSSADIAFTSDLINRRGLIVPPGYPIDEGTSLEPFFRRALLCDFDCYLTEQLIPMWRARQDGAGLQQLIQQVSLYALEDYLRDSPKIGVMHNADDFILGTGDLGFLRRTFGERMTLYPRGGHCGNLDYRVNANHMLEFFRG from the coding sequence ATGAGCTCTGCCCATGCGGCGGACATCAGCGTCGAGGCGTATGGCTACCCGCTGAGCAATCCCTTCGAGGCGACCATCGCTTCGACTCCCCTGGAGCTGCGGGCCGTCACCCCGACGAACGAGGATATCGATCAGGCTGACTACAGCCTGCGCCTGCGCCCGGAACGCGAGTTCACCCTGCCGGACAACTTCTGGGCGGTTAAGAAGCTGACCTATCGCCTGGCGCGCCAGCCCGGCGCCGCACCCTTGATGTTCATCATCTCCGGAACGGGCGCGAGTTATGCCGCCGGCAAGACCGAAGCGCTAAAGCGCGTATTCTACGGCGCCGGCTATCACGTGGTGCAACTGTCATCGCCCACCAGCTTCGACTTCATCGCCGCCGCTTCGCGCTTCGCCACGCCGGGTTACAGCCCCGAGGACGCGCAGGATCTGTACCGGGTCATGCAGGCGGTCCGGGCACAACAGCACGATCTGCCGGTCACCGAGTTCCACCTCACCGGCTATAGCCTTGGCGCACTCAACGCCGCTTTTGTCAGCCAACTGGACGAGACGCGGCAGAGCTTCAACTTCAAGCGCGTGATGCTGATCAACCCGCCGGTGAATCTCTATACCTCCATCAGCAACCTGAACAAGCTGGTACAGACCCGCGTAGAGGGCATCGACAGCACCACCACCTTTTACGAACTCATCCTGGAAAAGCTCACCCGCTATTACCGCCAGCAGGGTGTGATCGATCTTGATGCGGCCATGCTTTTCGACTTCCAGCAATCGGCGCTGCGCCTGAGCGACGAGCAGATGGCGATGTTGATTGGCTCGGTGTTCCGCTTTTCCTCGGCCGACATCGCCTTTACCTCCGACCTGATCAACCGCCGTGGCCTGATCGTTCCACCCGGCTATCCCATTGACGAAGGCACCAGCCTGGAGCCTTTCTTCCGTCGCGCCCTATTGTGCGATTTCGACTGCTACCTCACCGAGCAGCTGATCCCCATGTGGCGCGCCAGGCAGGACGGCGCTGGCCTGCAGCAATTGATCCAGCAAGTCAGCCTTTACGCACTCGAAGACTACCTGCGGGACAGCCCCAAAATCGGCGTCATGCACAATGCCGACGACTTCATTCTGGGTACCGGCGACCTGGGCTTTCTACGCAGAACCTTTGGCGAGCGCATGACCCTGTACCCGCGAGGCGGGCACTGCGGCAATCTCGATTACCGGGTCAACGCGAACCACATGCTGGAGTTTTTCCGTGGCTAG
- a CDS encoding DUF2061 domain-containing protein, with protein sequence MTKTITFTLMHFCIAFSVTYALTGSLAIGGLVAAVEPLCNSIGFYFHEKIWQRLDKRQTFSEVIPPHAWLHHQA encoded by the coding sequence ATGACCAAGACCATCACTTTTACCCTGATGCACTTCTGTATCGCCTTCTCGGTCACCTATGCCTTGACTGGAAGCCTCGCCATCGGAGGCCTGGTAGCTGCAGTCGAACCCCTGTGCAATTCGATCGGCTTCTACTTCCATGAGAAGATCTGGCAGCGCCTGGATAAGCGCCAAACCTTTTCGGAGGTGATTCCGCCTCACGCCTGGCTGCATCACCAGGCCTGA
- a CDS encoding DUF485 domain-containing protein, protein MNNETLYQQIYDNPRFQELVAKRGRFAWLLSSLMLGAYLAFILTIAFEPEILGIPLAAGSVTTWGIPLGVGVIFMAIVLTGIYVQRANGEFDRLNQEILDEAQK, encoded by the coding sequence ATGAACAATGAAACCCTGTACCAGCAAATCTATGACAATCCGCGGTTCCAGGAGCTGGTTGCAAAGCGCGGTCGCTTTGCCTGGCTGCTGTCGAGCCTGATGCTTGGCGCTTATCTGGCCTTCATCCTGACCATCGCATTTGAGCCTGAAATCCTGGGCATTCCGCTTGCCGCAGGCAGTGTCACTACCTGGGGAATTCCGCTGGGTGTCGGTGTGATCTTTATGGCCATCGTGCTGACCGGTATTTACGTACAGCGTGCCAATGGCGAATTCGATCGTCTTAACCAGGAAATTCTTGACGAGGCCCAGAAGTGA